In a genomic window of Aeromonas veronii:
- a CDS encoding IS4 family transposase encodes MFNHEMILNHIDDIFGHDMHAKRALSLANATLGVIESGALAIHAIGNGLSLANGLERKHAVKQVDRLLTNTKLNVWNLFDDWVPYVVAERTEIVVSMDWTEFDADDHSTLVISLQTSHGRNTPLLWKTHQKSLLKGQRNAHEKALLTKLKQTLPEGVFVTVVADRGFGYRELFECLEQELDFAYVIRFKGNILVGYPDMEQVPASDWLTPTGRTRTLKEVELTGQRQRVERVYCCHKSGMKEPWFLASNRVDLSAAKALQLYGQRWGIETSFRDIKDYKFGMGMGEVHIKNPARRDRLFLFSALAIVLLTLLGKAGDSAGLERTIKVNTSKTRTYSFFRQGVIYYQLLPKMKEDYARLLMEKFTYYLKQHRLYTRTFGII; translated from the coding sequence ATGTTCAATCACGAGATGATCCTTAACCACATCGATGACATATTCGGCCACGACATGCATGCCAAGCGTGCCTTGTCGCTCGCCAATGCCACTCTTGGCGTTATCGAGTCAGGAGCATTAGCCATTCATGCCATCGGCAATGGCCTCTCGCTGGCCAACGGGCTGGAGCGAAAGCATGCCGTCAAACAGGTCGACCGCCTGCTCACCAACACCAAGCTCAATGTCTGGAACCTGTTTGATGACTGGGTGCCCTATGTGGTGGCCGAGCGCACCGAAATCGTCGTTTCAATGGACTGGACCGAATTTGATGCGGATGACCACAGTACCCTGGTTATCAGCCTGCAAACCAGCCATGGCCGCAACACGCCGCTCTTGTGGAAGACCCACCAGAAATCCCTGCTCAAAGGCCAGCGCAATGCCCATGAGAAAGCGCTGCTGACCAAGCTCAAACAGACCTTGCCGGAAGGGGTATTTGTCACCGTGGTCGCCGACCGGGGCTTTGGCTATAGGGAGCTGTTTGAATGCCTTGAGCAAGAGCTGGACTTTGCGTATGTCATTCGTTTTAAAGGAAATATTCTGGTTGGCTATCCCGATATGGAACAGGTGCCAGCCAGTGACTGGCTGACGCCAACCGGACGGACTCGCACACTCAAAGAGGTGGAGCTCACCGGCCAGCGGCAACGGGTCGAGCGGGTCTATTGCTGTCACAAGAGCGGCATGAAAGAGCCCTGGTTTCTAGCCAGCAATCGGGTCGATTTGAGCGCCGCCAAGGCATTGCAACTCTACGGCCAACGCTGGGGTATCGAGACCAGTTTTCGTGACATCAAGGACTACAAATTCGGCATGGGGATGGGAGAGGTACACATCAAAAATCCGGCCCGCCGCGACCGGCTGTTTCTGTTCAGTGCGCTGGCGATAGTGCTGTTAACCCTGCTGGGCAAGGCGGGTGACAGTGCAGGTCTGGAGCGGACCATCAAGGTCAATACGAGCAAAACGCGGACCTACTCGTTCTTCCGGCAGGGGGTCATTTATTACCAATTACTGCCCAAGATGAAAGAGGACTATGCTCGCTTACTGATGGAAAAGTTCACCTATTACCTGAAGCAGCACCGGTTATATACCCGCACATTTGGAATTATTTGA
- a CDS encoding Abi family protein, translated as MIDDDARARHYLANISYFRLSAYTRPFYIPDQDEHHFIDGTRFEQVLELYVFDRELRLLLLDAIERLEVALRARLTEVLATHYKDPFCYLDPALFDSRYDHGWLLAELRKKAQGHKMEHFMAHYRQRYPDASEEPPVWMAMELLTFAQISSFFANLRSPEVQKEIAGHFGWPHVVLTSWFRSLSDLRNWSAHHSRVWNRELGTAPLWPKKGSERLAIVSERLPVNARQQLNARKRLYFLLVIIESLLTRVSPDSAWSSRLVTLLAKYPHISLAHMGMPVSWQQDPFWQQAQQQGEQK; from the coding sequence TTGATTGATGACGATGCCAGGGCTCGTCATTATCTCGCCAATATCAGTTACTTTCGTCTCAGCGCCTACACCCGGCCTTTTTACATTCCGGATCAAGATGAGCACCACTTTATTGATGGCACTCGTTTTGAGCAGGTGCTTGAGCTCTATGTGTTTGACAGGGAGTTACGCCTATTGCTGCTCGATGCCATTGAGCGGTTGGAGGTCGCACTGCGAGCCCGGTTAACAGAGGTGCTGGCAACCCATTACAAGGATCCATTCTGTTACCTGGATCCTGCACTGTTTGACAGCCGTTATGATCACGGTTGGTTGCTGGCGGAGCTACGGAAGAAAGCCCAGGGCCATAAGATGGAGCATTTTATGGCGCACTATCGGCAACGATATCCAGACGCATCTGAAGAGCCACCGGTCTGGATGGCGATGGAACTGTTGACCTTTGCTCAAATCTCCAGCTTTTTTGCCAATTTGAGATCACCCGAGGTGCAAAAAGAGATTGCCGGCCACTTTGGCTGGCCCCATGTCGTGTTGACGTCCTGGTTTCGCTCGCTCTCAGATTTGCGTAACTGGAGTGCTCACCATAGCCGTGTCTGGAATCGTGAGCTCGGTACGGCCCCCTTATGGCCGAAAAAGGGCTCCGAACGACTGGCCATCGTATCAGAGCGGTTGCCGGTCAACGCCAGACAACAGCTCAATGCTCGCAAACGTCTCTATTTCTTGCTGGTGATCATCGAGAGCCTGTTGACGCGTGTCAGCCCGGACAGTGCCTGGTCATCCCGCTTGGTCACACTGCTAGCCAAATATCCCCATATATCCCTGGCCCATATGGGGATGCCAGTGAGCTGGCAGCAAGATCCCTTCTGGCAACAGGCCCAACAACAAGGAGAGCAGAAATGA
- a CDS encoding nucleotidyltransferase domain-containing protein has protein sequence MTLPTLTAQLATLAAAHPEVMVLWLYGSHAKGNAGPHSDWDLAVAFDPVKLVDSLDNRLRPELLALDWQRALGLAEGQLSVVDINQAPIPLAFAIVDANRILFCRDQGRRLREEARIMSQMEINFRSPTHSSYQE, from the coding sequence ATGACTCTGCCTACCCTCACCGCACAGTTAGCCACCCTCGCTGCCGCTCACCCCGAGGTGATGGTGTTGTGGCTCTATGGTTCCCACGCCAAGGGGAACGCTGGGCCCCATAGCGATTGGGATCTGGCGGTAGCCTTCGACCCCGTCAAATTGGTTGACTCTCTGGATAACCGGTTGCGGCCCGAGTTGCTGGCCCTCGACTGGCAGCGAGCCTTGGGGCTGGCCGAGGGGCAGTTGTCGGTGGTCGATATCAATCAGGCCCCCATTCCGCTTGCCTTTGCCATTGTTGATGCCAATCGGATACTGTTTTGCCGCGACCAGGGTCGCCGTCTGCGTGAAGAAGCCCGTATCATGTCGCAGATGGAAATCAATTTCCGTTCCCCCACTCATTCTTCATACCAGGAGTGA
- a CDS encoding DEAD/DEAH box helicase family protein, whose protein sequence is MSLDLSLENRAREKAFQDHIIEQLAASGWLVGESAHYDKERALYPEDLIAYVQESQPEGWQKYCKTYGEEPERHLLNAVARSLESDERGTLWLLRHQVEDRGHRLAVATFKPDHDLNPELVERYAKNRLRVVPELVYSPHGYDGRLDLTLFLNGIPVATLELKSCFKQSLENAKQQYRVDRPLLTAGKREPLLAFRRGALVHFAVNQFEVAMTTRLAGADTFFLPFNRGTAKGGAGNDQPETGFASEYLWQEIFSPKTFLNILGRYLHLQVTFDEDALGRRKKKETMIFPRYHQWKVVETLLSALSQEGSGQKYLIQHSAGSGKSNSIAWLTHQLASLRRDTDAGESEKLFNSVIVVTDRTVLDSQLQETIAQFDHASGVISRINREEGDGSKSAQLAEALTSGTPIIIVTIQTFPHVLKAIQESTSLKASRFAVVADEAHSSQTGKTARQLREVLMAEQLNDEEELSAEDVMNLTLAARGGSQNISYFAFTATPKAKTLELFGRPPKPHLPISDENKPEPFHVYTMRQAIEEGFILDVLRNYTNYQLAFKLAMDSEAADAEVDSKKAKRKLSQWVRLHPHNIGQKVQVIVEHFRQHVGKLLGGQAKAMVVTSSRMEAVRYKLAFDKYVKDQGYQAIRAMVAFSGDIEDEGQTWNERNMNPELKGRDMRKAFDTADYQVMLVANKFQTGFDQPKLCAMYVDKRLTGVDCIQTLSRLNRTYPGKESTYVLDFVNDPQDVLEEFQKYYETARLDSVSDPNLIYDLFHKLKGEGIFTWPEVVAFTDAYFDPKRGADAFLRHAVPARDRFAKRYRLAIDAIRECRTQLKWLMEQGGSGSDQVNAERRLKEAGEARSVLELFKKNLNGYVRFYEFVSQITPFDDYDMERLCVFARHLLPLLREEVLDEEQVDLSSVMLSHYHLKAKRTQDLQLKENAAGYGLEGIASLGSAKPKEEKKDFLSELLARMNDLFGLEVTDGDKLDWVQGMVTKLSENGPLMEQVRNNPRESILHGDFPNAVDEAVIGRMETQQGMSLTYLSHPDKARALQNMLLDLLLEGLAGHQSLRTQSPSV, encoded by the coding sequence ATGAGCCTGGACCTCAGTTTGGAAAATAGGGCACGGGAAAAAGCCTTCCAGGACCATATCATCGAGCAACTGGCCGCATCAGGTTGGTTGGTCGGTGAGTCGGCACACTATGACAAAGAGCGAGCTCTCTACCCCGAAGATTTGATCGCCTATGTGCAGGAGAGCCAGCCAGAGGGGTGGCAGAAATACTGCAAGACCTACGGTGAGGAGCCGGAGCGTCATCTGCTCAACGCCGTGGCTCGATCCCTTGAGAGCGATGAGCGAGGTACTTTGTGGTTACTCCGTCATCAAGTAGAGGACCGAGGACACCGGCTGGCAGTGGCCACCTTCAAGCCCGACCATGACCTTAACCCAGAGCTGGTTGAGCGGTATGCCAAGAACCGACTGCGGGTGGTACCAGAGCTGGTTTACAGCCCTCACGGCTATGATGGGCGACTCGATCTCACTCTGTTTCTCAACGGCATCCCGGTGGCGACCTTAGAGCTCAAGTCTTGCTTCAAACAGAGCTTGGAGAACGCCAAGCAGCAGTACCGCGTTGACCGGCCACTGCTAACGGCGGGCAAGCGTGAGCCGTTGCTGGCCTTTCGCCGTGGGGCCTTGGTGCACTTTGCCGTCAATCAGTTCGAGGTGGCGATGACCACCCGGCTGGCCGGAGCAGATACCTTCTTCTTGCCGTTCAACCGGGGCACCGCCAAGGGCGGGGCAGGGAACGATCAGCCTGAGACAGGGTTCGCCAGCGAGTACCTGTGGCAGGAGATTTTCTCCCCTAAGACCTTCCTCAATATTCTGGGTCGCTATCTGCATCTGCAAGTCACCTTTGATGAGGACGCACTGGGCCGCCGCAAGAAGAAAGAGACGATGATTTTCCCCCGCTATCACCAGTGGAAGGTGGTTGAGACGCTGCTTAGCGCCCTGAGCCAAGAAGGGAGCGGCCAGAAGTACCTTATTCAGCACTCGGCGGGCTCGGGCAAGTCGAACTCTATTGCCTGGTTGACCCATCAGCTCGCATCGCTGCGGCGTGACACCGATGCCGGAGAGAGTGAGAAGCTATTCAATTCCGTCATCGTCGTTACCGACCGTACCGTGCTCGATAGCCAGTTGCAGGAGACCATCGCTCAGTTCGATCATGCATCCGGGGTGATCTCCCGCATCAATCGGGAAGAGGGGGATGGCAGCAAATCGGCTCAGTTGGCCGAGGCGTTAACCTCGGGCACGCCGATCATTATCGTCACCATTCAAACCTTCCCCCATGTGCTCAAGGCCATTCAAGAGAGTACCAGCCTGAAGGCCAGCCGCTTTGCGGTGGTGGCCGACGAGGCTCATTCCAGCCAGACCGGCAAGACTGCCCGTCAGTTGCGTGAGGTGTTGATGGCCGAACAGCTGAATGATGAGGAAGAGCTCTCGGCCGAGGATGTGATGAACCTGACCTTGGCTGCCCGTGGCGGCAGTCAGAACATCAGCTACTTCGCCTTCACTGCTACCCCGAAGGCCAAGACGCTGGAGCTGTTCGGTCGCCCGCCCAAGCCCCATCTGCCCATTTCGGATGAGAACAAACCCGAGCCATTCCACGTTTACACCATGCGCCAGGCGATCGAGGAGGGGTTCATCCTTGACGTGTTGCGGAACTACACCAACTACCAGTTGGCGTTCAAGCTGGCGATGGATAGCGAAGCGGCTGATGCAGAAGTGGACAGCAAGAAGGCCAAGCGCAAGCTATCCCAGTGGGTGCGGCTGCACCCGCACAACATTGGCCAGAAAGTGCAGGTGATTGTCGAGCACTTCCGCCAGCATGTTGGCAAGCTCTTGGGTGGACAAGCCAAGGCGATGGTGGTAACCAGCAGCCGTATGGAGGCGGTCCGCTATAAGCTGGCGTTCGATAAATACGTCAAGGACCAGGGTTATCAAGCCATTCGGGCCATGGTGGCCTTCTCGGGTGACATCGAGGACGAGGGGCAGACGTGGAACGAGCGGAACATGAACCCGGAGCTGAAGGGTCGGGACATGCGTAAGGCGTTCGATACTGCTGACTATCAGGTGATGCTGGTGGCCAACAAGTTCCAGACTGGGTTCGATCAGCCCAAGCTGTGTGCCATGTATGTGGACAAACGCTTAACCGGGGTGGACTGCATCCAGACCCTCTCGCGGCTCAATCGCACCTATCCGGGCAAGGAGAGTACCTATGTACTCGACTTCGTGAACGACCCGCAGGATGTACTGGAAGAGTTCCAGAAGTATTACGAAACCGCCCGGCTTGACTCGGTATCGGACCCCAACCTGATCTATGACCTGTTCCACAAGCTCAAGGGGGAGGGGATCTTCACCTGGCCCGAGGTGGTGGCGTTTACCGATGCCTATTTCGACCCCAAACGGGGGGCCGATGCCTTCTTGCGGCACGCCGTTCCGGCCAGAGATCGCTTCGCCAAGCGTTACCGGCTGGCCATCGATGCTATTCGGGAGTGTCGGACCCAGCTCAAATGGCTGATGGAACAGGGCGGTTCAGGTAGCGATCAGGTCAATGCCGAACGTCGCCTGAAGGAGGCCGGGGAAGCACGTTCGGTGCTGGAGCTGTTCAAGAAGAACCTCAACGGCTATGTGCGGTTTTATGAGTTTGTCTCCCAGATCACCCCCTTCGACGATTACGACATGGAGCGGCTGTGTGTCTTTGCACGCCACCTGCTGCCTCTGCTGCGGGAAGAGGTGCTGGATGAAGAGCAAGTAGACCTTTCCTCGGTGATGCTGAGCCACTACCACCTCAAGGCCAAGCGGACCCAGGATCTGCAACTTAAAGAGAATGCTGCCGGTTATGGGCTGGAGGGAATCGCCTCCCTCGGCAGCGCCAAGCCGAAAGAGGAAAAGAAGGATTTCCTCTCCGAGCTGCTGGCTCGGATGAACGATCTGTTTGGCCTGGAAGTGACTGATGGGGACAAGCTCGACTGGGTGCAGGGGATGGTGACCAAGCTGAGTGAAAACGGTCCCCTGATGGAACAGGTCCGCAATAACCCACGGGAATCGATTCTGCATGGCGATTTCCCTAATGCAGTGGATGAAGCCGTCATCGGACGCATGGAAACCCAGCAGGGCATGTCGCTGACGTACCTCTCTCACCCCGATAAGGCCAGGGCATTGCAGAATATGCTGCTGGACTTGTTGCTCGAGGGGCTGGCTGGTCATCAGTCATTACGGACACAGAGTCCGTCTGTCTGA
- a CDS encoding restriction endonuclease subunit S, producing the protein MIAAEPKTTGQYQPYPEYKDSGVEWLQLCPSSWETKALKYIVSCNDEVLSESTDPDMEFGYIDIGGVSSSEGITRTENMRFSGAPSRARRVVRQGDIIVSTVRTYLEAIAPISLEFDGKIASTGFAVLRPKCLLSGFAQYALRARHFIDSVVARSTGVSYPAINSSELIDIKIAVPSWEEQQTIAAFLDYETARIDRLITQQQRLIELLKEKRQAVISHAVTKGLNPNAPMKDSCVEWLGQVPEHWVTHALKYAASSFKKSFTDGDWIETPYISDEGVRLLQTGNIGIGHFKEQGFRYISEHSFKTLKCTEVKPNDVLICRLDGPVGRSCLAPHLDVKMITSVDNAILKPSDDFDAEFLVYLTNSVGWLEWIQDICRVGGGFRLRISRTMLGEQIIPVPPIDEQKAIAKELNLLSEYTDLCIQKCTEAIALLVERRSALISAAVTGKIDLRGWTPPADEVAA; encoded by the coding sequence ATGATAGCTGCCGAACCGAAAACCACAGGTCAATATCAACCCTATCCGGAATATAAAGATTCGGGGGTGGAGTGGCTTCAACTATGTCCGTCATCATGGGAAACCAAGGCTCTGAAATACATCGTTAGCTGTAATGATGAAGTGCTTAGTGAATCAACTGACCCTGACATGGAGTTTGGTTACATTGATATCGGCGGTGTTTCGTCTAGTGAAGGTATTACAAGAACGGAAAACATGAGGTTTTCTGGAGCACCTTCACGGGCTAGGAGAGTTGTCAGACAAGGCGATATTATCGTATCAACCGTTCGAACATATCTTGAAGCCATTGCACCAATATCATTGGAATTCGATGGGAAGATCGCTTCCACAGGTTTTGCTGTGTTAAGGCCAAAATGTCTGTTGAGCGGTTTTGCGCAATATGCATTGCGGGCTAGACATTTTATTGATTCCGTTGTTGCTCGTTCAACAGGTGTTAGTTATCCAGCTATAAATTCCTCTGAGCTTATAGATATAAAAATCGCGGTTCCTTCATGGGAGGAGCAGCAGACTATCGCCGCCTTCCTCGACTACGAAACAGCTCGGATAGACCGGCTGATTACCCAGCAGCAGCGGCTGATCGAACTGCTCAAAGAGAAACGGCAGGCGGTGATCTCCCACGCCGTGACCAAGGGTCTCAATCCCAATGCCCCCATGAAAGACTCCTGCGTCGAGTGGCTTGGTCAAGTTCCGGAACATTGGGTTACGCATGCATTGAAGTATGCTGCTTCAAGTTTCAAAAAGAGCTTTACGGATGGTGATTGGATTGAAACTCCATATATATCTGACGAAGGTGTTCGACTGTTACAAACAGGAAATATAGGTATCGGTCATTTTAAAGAACAAGGGTTTAGATATATTTCAGAGCATAGTTTTAAAACGCTTAAGTGTACAGAGGTTAAGCCTAATGATGTACTCATTTGTCGTTTAGATGGGCCAGTCGGTAGATCTTGTCTCGCTCCACACTTAGATGTAAAGATGATTACATCTGTGGACAACGCAATTTTAAAACCTTCTGATGATTTTGATGCAGAGTTTTTAGTTTATTTAACGAATTCTGTAGGGTGGTTAGAGTGGATACAAGATATATGTAGGGTCGGTGGTGGATTCCGTCTCAGAATTAGTCGAACTATGTTAGGGGAACAAATAATACCTGTTCCTCCAATTGATGAGCAAAAAGCAATTGCAAAAGAGCTTAACTTGCTTAGTGAATATACGGACCTTTGTATTCAAAAATGCACGGAAGCAATTGCTCTGCTTGTAGAACGTCGTAGCGCCCTTATCTCTGCCGCCGTGACCGGCAAGATTGATCTGCGGGGATGGACGCCACCCGCCGACGAGGTTGCCGCATGA
- a CDS encoding DUF86 domain-containing protein has product MADNAYITALRLSLGRYQAELLEIRTLLAERALSNLEYRAAERTLQVSIEACIGVAKHWAKALAGHSPQDAYQAFEILAQRGAQPAEGLSGWRKIIGLRNALVHDYLNIDPEIIRSVIGQGYSDQLFTFAEQGLVWLSLQLSLQKEPQQGDQP; this is encoded by the coding sequence ATGGCCGATAACGCCTATATCACCGCCCTTCGCCTGAGTCTTGGCCGCTATCAGGCCGAACTGCTGGAAATCCGAACCCTGCTCGCCGAGCGGGCCCTCTCCAATCTGGAATATCGGGCCGCCGAACGCACCCTGCAAGTGTCCATCGAAGCCTGTATCGGAGTAGCGAAACATTGGGCCAAGGCACTGGCAGGCCACAGTCCGCAGGATGCCTATCAGGCATTCGAGATCCTGGCCCAGCGAGGGGCCCAGCCTGCCGAGGGGTTAAGCGGCTGGCGCAAGATCATCGGACTGCGTAATGCCCTGGTGCACGATTACCTCAATATCGACCCCGAGATCATCCGTAGTGTGATTGGCCAAGGTTATAGCGACCAGCTCTTTACCTTTGCCGAACAGGGGCTGGTGTGGCTTTCTTTGCAACTTTCCTTGCAAAAAGAGCCGCAGCAAGGTGACCAGCCATGA
- a CDS encoding succinylglutamate desuccinylase/aspartoacylase family protein produces the protein MRYVAFAVGLALFGSVAHAATQYTGDKVQGVPVISALDVADLATGQHRFMFEGVETGTGQRWYVPIMVAKGAADGKKVLLQAGVHGDELNGVRIVQKAMAQLDPAKMKGTVIGVIGPNRSGLERVSRTWAISTDGGDVIDYNRIHPGKETGNAPERQAWLMWNKVYKGNVDLAIDYHTQSTGTAYPLFIYADYRNADVKTIAELFPADQIKKDPGEAGSMETTFVENGIPAITAEVGEPRVYQQDMIDRGLQGALNVLSHYKVIDGKLGATAESHKTYIGNEMSSIRATTGGFADVLVKLGDDVKKGQKVAVQRNAFGDVVAEYTASMDGKVLAVGTDVVREPRALLVRILGQNPADTCKNGC, from the coding sequence ATGCGTTATGTTGCGTTTGCTGTTGGATTAGCACTTTTTGGTTCGGTTGCGCATGCCGCCACCCAGTACACAGGGGATAAGGTCCAAGGCGTACCTGTGATTTCAGCACTCGATGTTGCTGATCTGGCTACAGGCCAGCACCGCTTTATGTTTGAGGGCGTTGAGACCGGGACCGGCCAACGTTGGTACGTGCCGATCATGGTGGCCAAAGGGGCTGCCGATGGTAAAAAAGTATTGCTACAGGCTGGAGTTCATGGTGACGAGCTCAATGGTGTTCGGATCGTACAAAAGGCGATGGCACAACTTGATCCGGCCAAGATGAAAGGGACTGTCATTGGCGTTATTGGCCCCAACCGTTCCGGTCTAGAGCGTGTGTCGCGTACGTGGGCAATTTCGACCGACGGCGGTGATGTGATCGATTACAACCGGATCCATCCAGGTAAAGAGACCGGTAATGCTCCTGAGCGTCAGGCATGGCTGATGTGGAACAAGGTCTACAAAGGAAATGTCGATTTGGCTATCGACTATCACACCCAGTCTACAGGGACAGCATACCCACTCTTCATCTATGCCGACTATCGTAATGCGGATGTGAAGACCATTGCGGAGCTGTTCCCTGCCGACCAAATCAAAAAGGATCCCGGTGAAGCAGGGTCGATGGAAACTACGTTTGTTGAGAATGGCATTCCGGCTATAACCGCAGAAGTAGGCGAGCCACGGGTGTATCAGCAGGATATGATCGATCGAGGCTTGCAGGGGGCTCTAAACGTATTGAGCCACTACAAGGTGATAGACGGAAAGCTTGGGGCCACCGCCGAGAGCCACAAGACATACATAGGTAATGAAATGAGCTCGATTCGGGCAACGACTGGTGGCTTTGCAGACGTTCTCGTCAAGTTGGGTGACGATGTGAAGAAGGGCCAGAAGGTTGCTGTGCAGCGTAATGCTTTTGGGGATGTAGTGGCCGAATATACAGCAAGTATGGACGGTAAGGTGCTTGCAGTCGGCACTGATGTGGTACGTGAACCCCGGGCGTTACTGGTTCGGATACTGGGGCAAAACCCCGCTGACACTTGCAAAAATGGTTGCTAA